Genomic segment of Verrucomicrobiia bacterium:
AGCACCACGCCCACCACCCCCAGCAGCGTCATGATGCCCCAGTTCATGCCCTGGGCCATCGAGGAATCGGACCGGCCGTAGCAGGCGGCGCAGGCAAAGGCCGAAGGCGCGCTGACCACCAGGGCCAGCAGCCAGACCGTCAAAATGGGAAGCCGTGTTTTCATAGGTAACTGACTCCTTTCATCTTTTTCAGAAAACTGCGTCCGTAGATCAGCAGCGCAACGCCGATGAACACGCCGCCGAGACCAAACCACAACTGCCAGGCCCGGGCGTCCGGCGAGAAATACGACTTCAGCGCCCAGCCGCCCATGCTCAGCGTCATGAGGCTGGCCAGGCCGATGAAGAAAATATGGAAGGCTTTCAGAGACATGATCAGTGACTCGTTTGGGCGGCTTCCGGCAGCACGTTATGGTTGCGGCTCGGCACCTCGTGGACGGACCAGATAATGAGGAACATCAAAAACACGAGAAAGAATCCGGTGAAGCCAAGCACACCGTAAATGGTGTTCCGCTCGGACAGCAGGTGCATCATGAAGCCCAGGACCAGAAACGCCTGGCAGGCGATGACGACCAGCGCGAGGGCGATGTTCCAGTGATGGTTGCCCAGCGGGGCCTGCGAGACGCCCACAACGAGCAATGCTCCGACGGCGATGCTGAGTGACACCAGCAAATACCGGCGCACGTTGAGGTCCACGGAGGCGGAGTTTTGTTCGCTCATAGTTTAGAAAAGATATAGCACCGGGAACACGAAGACCCAAACCAGATCCACAAAGTGCCAGTAAAGACCGGCGATCTCGACGCGATTGGTAAAACGGTCCGGATCGGTCTTCCACATCTTGCTGCCCGGACCCCAGAGGTAGGCAAACACCAGAATGCCGCCGATCAAGTGCAGTGCGTGCAGGCCCGTGATCGTCCAGTAAAGTCCGAGGTAGGTGTTCAGCCGGGGCGCGTAATTGCTGATGCGCTTGATGTCGGCGGTTTCCACCTTGATTTCGCCCTCGCTGGCCAGCAACTGCTTGTAGGCCGCGCTGGTGCGATCGTAAAGCACGGCGGCGTCATCCGTCTTCACCCCGTGCACCACGACTTCCTTGTCGTTCTTCTCCACCAGATGGCCGTCGATGACCTGCCCTTCCTTGGTTTCAATCCAGTAGTGGTGGAGCTTGTCCTGGTATTCAAACGACTTGATGCCGAGGAACAGAACGGCGAGCAGGATGGTGATGCCGTGGAACATTTTGAACCGGCTGAACTGGCCCATCTTGCAGGCAGCCCAGGCCATCGTAGCGCTGATGCTCGACGCGATCAGGATCAGCGTATTGCAGGTGCCGATGGGAATGTTGAGCCAGTCGCGGGGCCACAGTCCGTCCGGCGCACCCACGCGCAGCAGGATGTAGGCGGAGAACATGCCGCCAAACAGCATGACTTCCGACGCGAGAAACAGCCAGAGGCCGATCTTGGCGTTGTAAAGGCCCGTGTCCGGGCGCGGCTTCGTCGTGTAAGGGATCTGCATGTGAAATCAGGCTTTGGGCGGCTCGTTCTGCGGCGTGAAATCCGTGTCATGCCCCGGCACGCTGTATTCGTAAGGACCGCGGAAAACCTCGATCGGCTTGTTGAAGTTGCCGTGGCCCGGAGGCGTCGGCGTCTGCCACTCGAGCGTGGTCGCCTCCCACGGATTGTCGGAGGTCACCTTTTGGCCGTTCTTG
This window contains:
- a CDS encoding cytochrome c oxidase subunit 3 gives rise to the protein MQIPYTTKPRPDTGLYNAKIGLWLFLASEVMLFGGMFSAYILLRVGAPDGLWPRDWLNIPIGTCNTLILIASSISATMAWAACKMGQFSRFKMFHGITILLAVLFLGIKSFEYQDKLHHYWIETKEGQVIDGHLVEKNDKEVVVHGVKTDDAAVLYDRTSAAYKQLLASEGEIKVETADIKRISNYAPRLNTYLGLYWTITGLHALHLIGGILVFAYLWGPGSKMWKTDPDRFTNRVEIAGLYWHFVDLVWVFVFPVLYLF